DNA sequence from the bacterium 336/3 genome:
AGATATTACACTGGCATTACTACAAAACCAGTTTAAAGATTCTTTTGAAATAGACAGAGCTTATGATGAAATTCCTTCTGTGATTGCTTATCCTGTCAAAATTAGTCAAGTATTTATGAATATTATTATCAATGCTGTACATGCTATTGAAGTTGCCAAACCTGCCACCAAAAAAATAATTCTTCAAACACAAAAACTACCTGATGATAAAGTTCTAATTTCTATTTCAGATAATGGGATTGGTATTTCTAAAGAGAAACAAAAAAGAATTTTTGAACCTTTCTTTACAGATAAAGAGGTTGGTAAGGGTACAGGCTTAGGTCTTTCTATCAGTTTAGGGATTGTAGAGAGTTTAGGTGGAAAAATCAATGTAATTTCAGAAGAAGGGAAAGGAAGTACTTTTCAAATTATTTTGCCTGTTAAGCAAAATATCAATGTATCAAGTACTTAAGCTTTTATTTTTTTCTGCATCAATTTTTTACTAAATCCTTGAAATATCAGTAATTCAGCCAATAATAAGTTGGGTATCCAACTCATAAATGAAAGCATAACATAAATTTCTATGTCTGTCCAAGTATTGAGTAAATCAAATTTAGAAATACTAAACATATAAAGCCTTAATGTAATAGCCGAAAACGTCAGAGCATAGCTTCTAAGCATCCAATTGGCATGAAGGATAACTTTTTTCTCTCTGATAAGTTTATATGACCAAAATGTAACAAACCACCACAAACTCGATAAAAACACGAAACTAAATTTGGAGACAATATTCCCATTTGCATAAAAAGACATTACAAGCCCCGATGGAGCAGAAATAAATAAAATAACTCCTACATATAATTTACCAATATTTCGATGCCATTGAGCTTTTTCGTACATCAGTGTACGAGAAAATTGTGTTGCACCAGCCAATAATACAATAGGAGCTGAAAAAATATGCAGATAAAAAACACTTAAATACAAATTCCTTACCCATTCCTGCCCTCCCAACAAAATTTTCTGTTTGGTAAACAAAAAATCAATATTGATTTCCCATGTAGTATAAGGAACTGTAATAATGAGCATACGATAAGTAAAGAAAAACACCAAAAAAGTGCCTAAAATCTTAATGAATGCAAGCTTTTCTTTCCAGAGAACAGGAAAAATAAAAATACAGGCAACAAGTACCGAAAGCCAATAAATACTAAAAAATTGGCTTCGGGCTATAAAACGCCATTCAGCATACAAATGAGAGAAAACTTCTTGCACAATCTGTTAAATTTTAGTGTTAAAGTAACAAAAAATGTGCAATATTTTCTCTCATTTAAGTTTTTTTGAGGCTACAAGCGAAAAGAGTAGCAGTCTGCCCAGCAAATTAAGAACACCATTCTTTCTTTATTGGGCTTGCTCAACCTATGTTGAGCTACTTTCTTCTTTTGTTTATAAAAGTTTCAGAAAGGCAGAATAAAATTCTGCTTGAATTGATAAGGGCGAAGTATCACTTTCCTACGGCACTCAATGAGTTACAAAACAAAATATACTCTACGCAATGTATTTACGTAATTGTATATTTTTTGGGAAAAATCAAGTATATTCCTCTAAATCACTTTCACAACTCAAACAATAATAGAACTCATCTTTAACAATATTAATAATCCCACAATTTTTGCATACACTAAAAATAAACTCTGTTGTAAAAAAATCAGGAAAATCGATATTTATCTTCAATAATGCTTGTTTGACAAATTCCCAAGATTTTGCAGAAGGGCAGTATCCTGTTGATTGGTTTGTAATCTGAGATATACTTATACCTTCCAATTTATCCTTTTTAAAGGTAATTTCTCCTGCTGATAAAACTTCTTCTCCATTTGCACAGACAACATGCTCAGACCTTCTATCATTAATTCTTAAATTTTCGTTTAAGTCAATAACAAATGTAGCTATTATCTCATGCTCAGAGTTAAATTTATGATTAGTATCACTAATCCAGTCTATAATATCTTTTTGAGACAGAATAACTTTTCCAGCCTTTTCTTCACTTACTTGTTTGAGTATTTCTTTTGCCCCTATATATTTATACATAAATTTATTCAATAGTTTTTACTATCTCTAAAAACTCCTTTGTATTATGAGTTGTGGGTTGTTCATAGGTAATATATCCTTTATCACTATTACAAAATATTTTCAAGTCGTTAAAAACTTTGTCTTCAATGGAAGTATTTAGATACATTGTTTCACAAGAAATGCCTACAATTAAGTTGTCATCATCTGTAAAAAAGCACATTGCAATTCTAATATCTGAACTTTCATTATTTGCCCAATAAATGGTATATATTTCGTGTTTATTTTCTATTAAATAATCTATCAACTCTGTTGAAGTCTCAAATGTATTTTTTGTTTCTTTGGCGTATAGCGGTACCTCATAAATATCAGATGTTTCACTTCTTAGAGGGACAAACTTATCCAAAAAAGAATTGATAAACTCTTTTGTTCTTGTATTTGTAAGAACATAGCAATTTGCAAAATATCCTCGTTTTTCCATATTTGCCTTATATAGTAGTGTTGTATTAAATTTATTTCACAAAAAAAGCCTTGAAAAACTTAGTTTTCAAGGCTTGAATTTATCAAAAAGGATTCTATAATTATCCGTTTGCCACTTCAATATTTACACTTTTTCCTTTGATGGTATTGTTTTTCATACCTTTGATTACTTTTTGAACATCTTGTTCTGCAATCTCAACAAAAGAAAATTTATCTAAAATATCAATCTGACCAATGTTATTGAAAGAAATGCCTGTTTCACCTGTAAACGCTCCTACGATATCGTTCGGACGAACTCTATCCATTTTTCCTACATTTACAAACAAACGTACCATTCCTTTAGCACCACTACCTTTGCGTGGTTTTTTCTCGTCTCCTCTATCAAAACGTGATGAACGGTCTTTGTCTTTTCTGTCAAATTTCTTATCTCTATCTCTTCCTTTATCTTTTCTATCTCCTCTATCTTCTTTACCCATGATATCATTCATATCCAAATCAACATATTCTGTTTTTTGGTTACTCCATTGCAACTGGATAAGAGCTTTGATAATTGTTTCGTCTTTTGCCCCTGAATGACGTAGTTGTAACATCAAGTCATGGAAAGCACTTAAATCTTGGTTTTCAGCTACTTCCAATACTCTTCCTACAAAATGAGCTTGTTTCATACCAATCAAATCTTCGATAGAAGGTACAACCCCCCTTTCAATTTTCTTTTTGGTATAATCTTGTATTTCACGCATACGAACAAACTCTCTTCCTACCACAAAGGTAAATGCTTTTCCAGATTTACCTGCTCTACCTGTTCTACCAATACGGTGAACGTAGTATTCGGGGTCAAGAGGAACGTCAAAGTTAAATACAGCATCCACATCCGAAACGTCAATACCTCTGGCAGCCACATCTGTTGCAACCAAAATATTAATTGTTCCTTCTCTGAACTGCTTCATTACTTTCTCTCTTTGGCGTTGGTTCAAATCGCCATGAATTGCCTCAGCTTTGTAACCTCTTTCCATCAATTCTGCTACTACTTCATCAGCTTTTCTTTTGGTATTACAGAATACAAGCATCAATTGTAGATTATAGAAATCTATTAATCTACACATCACTTCTACTTTTGCATTTCCTTTGATTTCGTAGTATAACTGCTCAATATTTTCGGCTGTAAGTTCTTTACGAACTACTTTTACGATAGCAGGATTATTTTGGAATTTTTGAATAATTGCCAAAATAGGCTTCGACATCGTTGCTGAGAATAGCAAAGTTTGTCTATCAAAAGGTAGTTCTTCTAAAATACCTTCAATATCTTCTCTAAAGCCCATATCAAGCATTTCGTCTGCTTCATCCAAAATAGCAACTTTTACATTGTCTAATTTGAGTGTTCCTCTTTCAAGGTGGTCAATGATACGACCTGGTGTTCCTACAACAACATGAGCTCCTGCTTTTAGGGCTCTAATCTGTCTGTCGATAGGGTCTCCACCATAAACGGTAACACATTTAATTTTTTTGTATTTGCTTAATTTCTCAAACTCATCTGTTACTTGTAAAGCTAGTTCTCTAGTTGGGCAAAGCACCAACACCTGAACTTGTTTTTCAGTAATATCAACTTGCTCTAATGCAGGTATCCCAAAGGCAGCTGTTTTACCTGTACCTGTTTGAGCCATTCCCATCACGTCTCTACCTTCTAAAGCTATTGGTATAGCCTCTGCTTGAATTGGTGAAGCCTCTGTAAAACCCATGTCGGCGATTGCCTGCTGCATTTCTTCTGAAATGGGCAACTGGCTAAATAAAATTTTTGTACTCATTATTAATTTTTAACTATTTGTAAGTCTTTTTTATAGACTCTATAAAAAAGAAAAAAACAAACGAGAGCCTTGCTCTCGTTTTCGACTATGATTCTTTCTTCGTTTTAGAGCTTTTTTTAGGTTTTTCTTCTACCTCTTTAGCTTCTGTTTCTTTTTTGGCTTTAGCTGTAGTTTTTTTAGGTTTCTCTTCTTTAGCCTCTACTACTTCTTCTGTTTTCTTTTTAGCTGTAGTTTTCTTAGCTGAAGTTTTAGCCTCTTCTTTTACTTCCGAAGTTTCTTCTTTTTTCTTAGCAGAAGTCTTTTTGTCTGTTGTTTTTGTTTCTTCTTGTTTTTCAGTAGCAGTTTCTTTCTTGGCTTTTGCTGCTTTTTTCTCTTCTTTTGCAGGCTCTTCTTTTACTTCTTCTTGTTTTTTCAGTACATCTGGAGCTTCTTTGAATAAAATGTTATACCATTTTACCAATTTTTTCACATCCGAAGGATATACTTTATCTACATCAAATTCAGGAAGAATTCCTTGTAGAAATTGCATCAAATCTGCTGTACCAGCTTTGCTATCCACAGGAAGTTTATCTTGATATTTTTCGTAAATTATATTTAAAACATCTTGCAAGGGCACTGAGCCATCTTTGGTAGTTGTATAAATAGATATTTCTTTTAAGATAGAAACTTTACCAGCAGAGCCTACTGCCATTTTCTTTTTCTGAGCGTCTAATGTTTCAACGATTACTCCTGTACGAGATGGCTTAAGCACACGGAAAAGCCCTTCTTTTCCTGAAATAGATGCGATTTCTTTTAATTCCATTGCTAAATCAATCTTTTTACTTTACAATTACTTAAAATTTTGATTCAATTCCTTGATAAAATTCAATATTTCTGAACTTCCTACTTTTTTTTCTGATGAAGTTATAAAAAAGCGAGGAAATACTTCAAAATATTCTAACAAAACTTTTTTATAGTTCTCCACATTACTATTCAGTTGCGTGGCTGAAAGTTTATCTGTTTTTGTGAAAACTATTGAAAAAGGCAATTGGGCTTCTCCCAACCAAAGCATGAACTCCAAATCATTTTTTTGAGGCTCAAGGCGAGAATCCACCAAAACAAATATACAAAGCAAGTTTTCTCTCTGACTGAGGTACTCGTAAATCATTTGTTCCCAAGCTTCTCTATCAGTCTTACTTACTTTGGCAAATCCATAACCTGGCAAATCCACTATAAACCATTTATCATCTACTACAAAATGATTGATGAGTTGTGTTTTACCTGGTGTTTGAGAAGTTTTTGCTAAATTTTTATTGTTGGCAAGCATATTTATCAGGGAAGATTTCCCCACATTCGACCTCCCAATAAAAGCATATTCGGGCTTGTTGGCAGTTGGGCACTGACTAAATGCTTTACTACTTTTTACAAATTTGGCTTCCACTACGTCAAAACTAAGTTAAGTTTGCAAATTTACGAAAATTTAGGCAAATACAAATTAATTGCAAAGAATATATTTAGTATTTGTAAAATTATCAGCTATTTATCTTTTTTTTAAACTGATGTAAGTTTTTTAAACCTTTTTACTTCAAAAAAGTCTAAAAAATATGTAATTTTGTTCCCTATAATCTAAAAACGAAAACACAAAATGAAAAAATATCTTTTAAATTGTTTTTTAATCGTGAGTTTACAAGCCTCTTTTGCTCAAAATACAACTCAGCAAACTTCTCCCGAAGAAAAAGCAAAGAAAATACTTGTAGATGTAGAAAGTAGATACAAGTCGGCAAAAGCTCTACGAGCAGACTTTATTTATGAAATGAAAAATGATGCTAACAAAGCTAAAGAAGAAGTAAAAGGTAGTTTTGTAATGAAGAAGAATAAATTTAAGTTAAAATTGGCAGATCAAGAAATCTATAATAATGGTACAACTGTATGGACTTATTTAAAAGATGCAAACGAAGTAAATATTTCTGACTACTCCCCTGAAAGTGAAGACATTACCCCCGAAAAAGTATTTACCTTGTATAAAAAAGACTACAAATATGTATTTATCAGGGAGTTTACAGAAAATGGAAAAGTTTATGAAGAAATAGACTTACAACCCACAGACCGTAGCAAAAAAATATACAAAATTCGTTTGGTTATCAATAAAAAGACAAAGAGTATCAAAAGCTGGGAAATTTTTGAAAAAAATCAGAATCGCTTCAAATATACTGTCAATAGCATAGAGTATAATGTAGCAGTGGATGACACTTTCTTTGTTTTTGATAAAAAGAAATACCCTAAAGTTACAGAAATAGATTTGCGATAGTATTTAAAACCTTATATTCAGGCTCTTAGATTTGGTCTAAGAGCTTTTTTGTTGCTTCCAAAAGCTCTGTTTTTTTCTGTTCCCAAGAAAAAAAAGCCTCAATATGTTTTCTTGCATTTATACCTATTTCTTTTACTTTTTCTGGATAAGAAAGCCAAATACGAATAGCTCTTGCAAGTTCCATGGGTCTATCAGCCCTGATAAGTTTACCCAACGTTTCGCTATCAATAATATCCCTTGTTACAGGCATATCTGAAGCTATTACAGGTGTCCCCACAGCCATTGATTCAAAAACTTTGAGTGGAGAACAGCCTTGTTCCAAATTTCGACTGCACTCCTTCAGTGGAGCAACAGAACAAACAGCATGCTCTACCCAAGCATATAATTCTTGCTTGGGTAGCTGATATTTCCATATTATCTTTTCCTCTAAACCTATTTTTTCAGCAAATTTTACATAAGCCTTACTATGTCGAGGTTTATGAGATGAGCAAATCACTAATTTTAAGTCTGTATCTTGTAATAGTCTAAAAGACCTTAATAATGTATCTACACCCTGCCAGCTTTGTAAAGCTCCAAAATAAATTACATATTTTTCGGGGGCTTCTTCTGGACGAGGTAATTTTTCTGGGGTTTCTGCACCATTTGTAATAATTTGTATTTTTGATGGTTTTACACCTTTTTGTATCAAAAACTTCTGAATGATTTGAGAGGGAACAATAATGATATCTGCATTTTCTAAACAAAACCATTCTAATTGACTAATTTGTTTGAGTATTTTGTCAGAAATTTGATACCTATAAGGCAATTCGATAGAAGGTAGTGCATTTACTTCAAAAATGGTTTTGTATCGTTTGTTAGGATTAAGTAAAATGGGTACTCCACCCCAAATATCTCTAAAATGACATATTTTCAAATTGGGTTGTGTTCTCAGCCAAAATAATAGCTGTTCACTATAAAGTTCTGTTCTTTCTAAAAAATTAGGATTTTCACTTTTGAAACGCCAAACATCTATTCCATTTTCCCATGTTTCTGATTCTGGTAGTTTTTCATCTCCCAAAACATATAACATTCCTTTAGAATATGTTTTTAGAAGAGTATTGGCAAAATGATGAATATGTGTAGCTGCTCCCTTCGCTGATGGGAACACATCAAAGGCTGTGTAAAGAGATGTATAGCGTTGTTCCATAGTCCAAAAATACATAAAAAAAGCCTCTAAAAAAGAGGCTTTCTGTTTTTTTATAATCTACTGGTAGGTGCAATAAATAGTGAACTAATAGATTCGTATTCGTGTACACTACGAATTGCTTTCGCAAATAAATTTGCTACACTTAAAGCATTGATTTTACTTGATTCTTTTCTTAAAGGAATGGTATCAGAAACGATTAATTCTTCTAAAACAGAATTTTCGATATTATCATAAGCCTTGCCTGAAAGTACAGGATGCGTACAAATAGCTCTCACTGTTCTTGCTCCTTTTTCTTTAATAATTTGAGCAGCCTTTGTAATAGTTCCCCCTGTATCAATAATATCATCTACAATAACTACATCAGCACCTTCCACATCTCCTATAATTTGCATTGAAGCAATTTCATTAGCTCTTTTTCTGTGTTTATCACAAACGACCATGTCTGCAGCAAAAATAGTTGCAAAGGCTCTAGCTCTTCCCACACCCCCTACGTCTGGAGCAGCAAATACAAGTTTAGGCAAATTGATGCTTTGTAAATAAGGCACAAAAACAGCTTGTCCATCCAAATGATCCACAGGAAAATCGAAGAATCCTTGAATTTGCCCTGCGTGTAAATCGCAAGTGATAAGCCTATCTGCTCCTGCTGCCGAAAGTAAGTTTGCAACCAATTTGGCAGCAATAGCAACACGAGGTTTATCTTTTCTATCTTGGCGAGCATAACCAAAATAAGGCATTACTACTGTTACATACATAGCAGAAGCTCTACGAGCTGCATCAATGAGTAATAATAGCTCCATCAGATTGTCTGCTGGTGGAAAAGTAGATTGTACTAAGAATACATGACACCCTCTTACAGATTCAGTGAAGCTTGGAGAAATCTCTCCATCACTAAAACGTTGAATAGACACCTCTCCAAGAGGTTTACCATATTCGTGGGCGATTTTTTCTGCCAAATAACGAGAGGCAGTTCCAGAAAAGAATTTTACGAAAGCGAGGTCAGCCATGATTTAGAAAACTTTTCGCAAAATTACATTTCTTTTATTCAAATGCTGACTTTATACAGAAAAAATTTTGATTTTTGTCCTAACTTATATAAATCTGAAATAGTAGCTTGGTATTCTTTATCATATATAATATGCTTATGAATACTCAAGACCTCAAATTACGCCCTCGATTTCAGTTCAATACTTCTATGAGTAGAGATGAAATTGTAGAAAAATTTAGAATAGAGCTTTCCAAGAATAATCCTCATCATTTTACAGGAATGCTCACAGATTTTCATATTCAAATAAAATTTCCATCACATGTACACAAATTATGGACACCTCACATGGAAATCAATTTGGAAGAAAACTTACAAGACAAAAGCACCTCTGTAAGAGTTTTATTAGCTCCTGTTTCTACAATTTGGACACTTATTATCTTTCTGGGCATTGTGGTAAGCACCAGTATTTTTATTGGTCTGATGTTGGGAGTTTCTCAATGGATGATACATCAAGAAATATGGGGATTTTATATCGTAGGCTTAGGTAGTATTGTACTATTAACATTGTATGTAATTGCCCGACAAGGCAGAACTTTATCAAGAAAAGAAATGCCACAACTCAAAGAGTTTGCTGACCAAGTATTTGAATGTGATTGTATGAATAAATAAAAACCCTTTCAAATTGAAAGGGTTTTTAGAAGTGATTTCTCAAGTTCACAAGTTTTGTAACTTGTTGTTATTTATAAAAGAGATTATTTTACTTCTTCAAATTCTGCATCTGTTACGTCAGAATCTTTGTTTGTATTCGATGACCCGTTTGTGTCAGTATTGGTTGTTCCACCATCTCCTGTATTCTGATACATTTCAGTAGAAGCTTGTTGCCATGCAGCGTTCAATCTTTCTAAAGCGGTGTCAATACCTGCTACATCCTTGCTGCTATGAGCTTGACGCAATGCTCCTAAAGCATCTTCAATAGCTGTTCTACTACCTGCAGAAAGTTTATCACCATATTCTTTCAACTGTTTTTCAGTTTGGAAAATCATGGTATCAGCAGCATTAACTTTCTCTATTTTGTCTTTTTCTGCTTTATCAGCATCTTCATTCGCTTTTGCTTCATTTTTCATCTTCTCAATTTCTTCTTTAGAAAGACCAGAAGAAGCTTCAATACGAATTTTTTGTTCTTTTC
Encoded proteins:
- a CDS encoding RNA helicase — protein: MSTKILFSQLPISEEMQQAIADMGFTEASPIQAEAIPIALEGRDVMGMAQTGTGKTAAFGIPALEQVDITEKQVQVLVLCPTRELALQVTDEFEKLSKYKKIKCVTVYGGDPIDRQIRALKAGAHVVVGTPGRIIDHLERGTLKLDNVKVAILDEADEMLDMGFREDIEGILEELPFDRQTLLFSATMSKPILAIIQKFQNNPAIVKVVRKELTAENIEQLYYEIKGNAKVEVMCRLIDFYNLQLMLVFCNTKRKADEVVAELMERGYKAEAIHGDLNQRQREKVMKQFREGTINILVATDVAARGIDVSDVDAVFNFDVPLDPEYYVHRIGRTGRAGKSGKAFTFVVGREFVRMREIQDYTKKKIERGVVPSIEDLIGMKQAHFVGRVLEVAENQDLSAFHDLMLQLRHSGAKDETIIKALIQLQWSNQKTEYVDLDMNDIMGKEDRGDRKDKGRDRDKKFDRKDKDRSSRFDRGDEKKPRKGSGAKGMVRLFVNVGKMDRVRPNDIVGAFTGETGISFNNIGQIDILDKFSFVEIAEQDVQKVIKGMKNNTIKGKSVNIEVANG
- a CDS encoding GTP-binding protein → MEAKFVKSSKAFSQCPTANKPEYAFIGRSNVGKSSLINMLANNKNLAKTSQTPGKTQLINHFVVDDKWFIVDLPGYGFAKVSKTDREAWEQMIYEYLSQRENLLCIFVLVDSRLEPQKNDLEFMLWLGEAQLPFSIVFTKTDKLSATQLNSNVENYKKVLLEYFEVFPRFFITSSEKKVGSSEILNFIKELNQNFK
- a CDS encoding ribose-phosphate pyrophosphokinase (catalyzes the formation of 5-phospho-alpha-D-ribose 1-phosphate from D-ribose 5-phosphate and ATP); the protein is MADLAFVKFFSGTASRYLAEKIAHEYGKPLGEVSIQRFSDGEISPSFTESVRGCHVFLVQSTFPPADNLMELLLLIDAARRASAMYVTVVMPYFGYARQDRKDKPRVAIAAKLVANLLSAAGADRLITCDLHAGQIQGFFDFPVDHLDGQAVFVPYLQSINLPKLVFAAPDVGGVGRARAFATIFAADMVVCDKHRKRANEIASMQIIGDVEGADVVIVDDIIDTGGTITKAAQIIKEKGARTVRAICTHPVLSGKAYDNIENSVLEELIVSDTIPLRKESSKINALSVANLFAKAIRSVHEYESISSLFIAPTSRL